The genomic interval ctcagtgatatataaactcttcctctccactcgacctcccagtaacagcgaccagtcagaccaggtctacacagcagctgaggaaaGAACTtgtctggaaaagaaaaaaagaatctgtctggatgatcaggatacgactgatcttctgtcacacgggtcactttcctgttgtcgtgAGACAGTTTGAGTTCtctgttcattgtgtttgtgtccagttccagttcacatgaatctgatgaagacaacgagacacagctgcagtttattgatgatcagctgatatgttgttatttcctgtaaatccatacttacacttcctgacaccaggttttaacctctgctctccagcatggtccatcctggaggaagaaacagtctgaatgagtttctgtccaacatgagtccaaactgttgtcttaatgacgcactctggtggacacaattatgaactacaaggacaggtgtgtttcaaagagaagacggtgtctgcagaaccagagaccacagtttcaggaggctacgcatttactcaacagcaccaccacgtggacaacacagaagacaacttctgtttatacaattgaaacccaccacgagtaaaccagcaacaagttggcctagcacaaaccaagtaaacaaagaaaatagataaaaattagggatttcatttgtattttttacagtgtttcaaatcgcagtattgtgggtctaaaaaccataaactttatatttaaattacggttgtttgatcgcttgcttgaatcgatacctagtttccagtgcttttgtggtttttacagctgcgcgtcacagaggaaacacatggctacttatgcagctgctgctgcagaggctcgtcgctgttactgctgcttccaaaacttGTATGTTTTCACCattgaatgaagaatgaagaacaacttGATTGTAGCTGTAAGATGACGAACATCTCGTACACAACTCAcgacaaacaccacagaataaagacatctttactttagtttgaccgtagactgtttgaagtggaccaggactgttctgtacccagtaccaggacttctcacatgatgctgctactttgtgcagatgatctgtccagttcatggttctggtcgtttctcaggctgaactatgtgacattcactcgttctcaccagagtctagtgtttgtttctagttttctagtttattgtcaaacaagaacaatatctatcaggCAGATGATTTGCTGTGGTGCCCCCTAAAGGGAGgagccagaagaagaagaagaacaacaggcGTTTAAATAGTAtcactaatgtttggttatactcactgacagaggaaaacataataacaggacatcttcaacttGAACCTCCTGACAAGTTTTAATACTGCTGCTGatcatgaagaggaagaggaggaggaggaggaggagaatacctgagagtgtccagtctccagtgaggactcttcagttcAGCAGACATTagcttctctcctgagtctcctggatgattgaagctcaggtccagttctctcagatgggaggggttggagttcagagctgaggtcagagaagaacatccttcctctgagaccagacaacctgacagactggagttaagaagatatgatgaactcagtgattcagaaaaaacatcttcatcaacaggaacctaaagaagcaaagagttagagtcagagttctgacctgagagtctccagagaacagtgaggactcttcagtccatcacacagcagcttcactcctgaatcctgcaggtcgttgttactcaggtccacgtgtctcagacgagaggacacagagctgaggactgaggacagagcttcacagcttctctctgagagtttacagccactcagtctgaggtagaaaacagtgatgaacaaaaggttaaacatgtttgtcttgtgctcttcagaaaatgtcttattaatatttatatactgatccacgtacagagctttgttggaggctttgaccaccggcagcagcttcagaagagcctcctctgaagcagagtatttcttcaggtcaaactcttccagatcttttcctgatgacagtaagatgaagaccagagctgaccactgagcaggagacagtgtctctgtggacaggcgtcctgatgtgagggactcttggatctcctccacaagagaacaatggttcagttcattcagacagtggaacaggttgatgcttctctctgctgacagattctcactgatctttttcttgatgtactcaactgtttcctgattggtctgtgaaccacttcctgtttgtgtcagtagacctcttaagagcttctgattggtctccagtgaaagacccaggaggaagcggagggacaagtccaggtgtccatttggactcagtaaggcctcgtccacagcactctggtgcagatgattcagttcaggtttgtttCTAAACGGTCTGGTCAACTGGCTCGTTGTTGGTTCTGACAATagatttgttccagaggtgatgaaggtcagatgaacatgaagagcagccagaaactcctgaacactcagatggacaaagcagaagaccttgtcctggtacaggcctctctcctctttaaagatctgagtgaagactcctgagtaaactgaagctgctttgatatcgatgccacactctgtcaggtctgattcatagaagatcaggtttcctttctgcagctgctcaaaagccagtttccccagagactcaatcatcttcctgttctctggactccagtgtggatctgtctcagctcctccatcatatttgaccctcttcactttggactgaaccaccaggaagtggatgtacatctcagtcagggtcttgggcagttctcctccatctctggttttcaacatgttctccagaacCTTTGCAGTGATcaagcagaagactgggatgtggcacatgatgtggaggcttcgtgatgtctggatgtgggagatgatcctcctggcctgcttctcatctctgaacctcttcctgaagtagtcctccttctgtgggtccgtgaaccctctgacctctgtcaccatgtccacacagtcaggagggatctgattggctgctgcaggtcgtgtggttatccagaggcgagcagagggaagcagtttccccctgatgaggtttgtcagcagcacgtccactgaggtggacgctgtgacgtcagtcaggatctcagtgttgtggaagtccagaggaagtcgacactcgtccagaccatcaaagatgaagaccaccttaaagtcttcaaacctgcagattcctgcttctttggtttcagtgaagaagtgatggatgagttccaccaaactgaacttcttctttttcagcacattcagctctctgaaggtgaagggaaacatgaactgtacgtcctggctgcttttgtcttcagcccagtccagagtgaacttctgtgttaacactgttttcccaatgccagccacgccctttgtcatcactcttctgattggtccgtctcttccagctgaggctttaaagatgtcttcttgtctgatggatgtttctggtctgtctggtttccaggaagctctttcaatctgtctgacctcatgttcttcattgacctctccagtccctccctctgtgatgtagagctctgtgaagatctcattcagaagggcggggtttcctgctttagccacgccctcaaacaaacactggaacttcttcttcaggtttgatttgagttcacgtcgacaagctgaagctctgatttctgacagaacacaagaaaataaatcagtgagtggatcattgagaaaataagatgttcttcctttcacattaaaagtcctcttactgtcagctagcttctcctgcttcatcctccttaagaagtcctctgtgatcttcagaaaggcctctctgctgctcctctgctcctcatcctccctctgactctctgagacttctgtgtgatctgtatccagaaccttgtggatcttcttcagctcgttcttcacaaagcagatgatgttctcctccagcagctggaacagaacatgtgaagtttaacctcagatgatcagtgaagtcctgcaggtccacagagcagcatccagactgtcaggaccaggagcctcatgtataaaagagtgcgcagctttcatactaaaagacggCGTACACACAAAATTCATAAAGTATgtacgcaaagaaaatctcagatttataaaactgtgcgtACGCCAAGTCCTGCGCACCTTTTCTTCATACATCCCATCAAAGGTGAAACTGAGCggagatgaatgaggaacacaccacgcccacccacaaatgaatatacaaatgactctaaacgccttcgtcctgaagaaaaaggacaactgtggcagcaaagaaagaaggaaataaaagaaaaagaaggaaagtgcacgatcaactcgtcaatttatgatgtataaatctgtaaaaatagatgattttggttgtttttttttggaattagtgataaacacaaaggaactaaatgtcagggtcacagtgactgctctcatattaatattgatgcttaaaaaactgtctgtgcattgatagttgatcctgtgcatgtttttttctggtgtaacatgtatgtttagacatgactgatccatgtgagctgaatttacagattatttcaacaatctataagtgtcacacgtcatcatctacacacattacgcacaaaataagcagacagagttcacggtcacacacacacacacacacacacacacacacacaggtttgtagtgtgtgtgttcgctcacaggatcagtttcgtcttcagtgtcctctctgatgttatccacatatgttcaaacgtacgtggtgtatcagtattgtttgtcacagaaaattcatgtttgtcactgtagacacattaataatattattttcaaacactgtgataagtttcagagcttaatattgcagcgtctccacctgacaagagtttgcggagctctcggcaaattctcacggcagctcgagagtttgcgctgcgatgcgcaaacttccacgccaagtacatttttatacatgccgtctgtgcgtgaaagcaagcgtacgccgtctttttgtgcgtacgcacggtttatacatgaggccccaggactctgcttcagtattaacagtagtgtcatgtttgtacatttacacaccttaaatatggagcccaggtctgctccatgctgctggacagactgaccactgagaacctctgtcctctgctgatcaactctgaggagaaaagattcagtgtcatttactaaacaatcatttgtttctacgaggttttcaatgtgctgcacctacgattcttcttcagccaagttcacatgacatgagtttgacaggttgaagacattacattacattacatgtcatttaggtgacgcttttatccaaagcgacttacaataagtgcatttaaacatttgggtacaaataagagctagaagtaagtaagagcttcaagtaaaccaaactatgaagtgctagtcgtaagtgcgatgtatatatatatatatatttttcttttgtttgtttttttttttgtctttttttgtcgtcatcgtcttagtcgaggtagagtcggaagaaatgtgtttttagtcggcggcggaagatgtggaggctttctgctgtccggatgttgatggggagctcgttccaccatttgggagctaggacagtgaacagtctcgagttctgtgaatgcctctgcgatcctctcagtgagggggcagcgagccggtttgccgatgcagagcgaagtgggcaggctggggtgtaggttttgatcatgtcctggatgtaggctggaccggatccgtttgtagcatggaacgcaagcactagagtcttgaagcggatgcgagcagctacaggaagccagtgaagggagcggaggagaggtgtagtgtgggagaattttggtaagttgaagaccagtcgagcggctgcattctggatgagttgcaggggtcgtatggcacacgcagggagaccagccaggagggagttgcagtaatccaagcgtgagatgacaagagcctggaccagaacctgtgccgccttctgggttagaagaggccgtatccttctgatgttgtgcaacatgtatctgcaagatcgagctgttgcagcaatgtaggcagtgagggagagatggtcatcaagtgtcacacccaggttccttgcggtatgagacggagttaccacagagttgtcgagggtgatggttaggtctgtggtgggagagccctttcctgggagaaaaagaaactcagtcttgttgagattgagtttcaggtgatggtcagacatccactgagagatgtcggtcagacaagcggagatccgttctgctacatgtgtgtcggagctgggaaaagagagaatgagttgcgtgtcgtcggcgtagctgtgataggaaaaaccatgagagagaataacagaaccaagagagttggtgtatagagagaagaggagagggcccaagacagaaccctgagggaccccagtagctagaggacagggttcagacacagatcctctccaggttactctgtatgttcggttttgaagataggacgagagtagggtaagtgcagatcctgagacacctagttcttgaagggaggaaagggtgttttgatttcctccatttcctttctgctgcccgtatcgtagctctctcagcacgcactgagtccgacaaccacggggctggggaggatttaggaacccgccgtgaagt from Solea solea chromosome 17, fSolSol10.1, whole genome shotgun sequence carries:
- the LOC131443313 gene encoding stonustoxin subunit alpha-like → MSGLLQCDTWPHGKRVSIRVPLLTQVSERSCEALSSVLSSVSSRLRHVDLSNNDLQDSGVKLLCDGLKSPHCSLETLSLSGCLVSEEGCSSLTSALNSNPSHLRELDLSFNHPGDSGEKLMSAELKSPHWRLDTLRMDHAGEQRLKPGVRKYSCELELDTNTMNRELKLSHDNRKVTRVTEDQSYPDHPDRFFFSFPDKFFPQLLCRPGLTGRCYWEVEWRGRVYISLSYRGIKRKGIGSDCLFGHNDQSWSLFCSDDHSYSVRHCGTQSPIMSSVSHRVSVYVDCPAGILSFYSVSSDSLIHLHTFRTTFTEPVYPGFLVWPGSSVSLCPL